A window of the Wolbachia endosymbiont (group A) of Pogonocherus hispidulus genome harbors these coding sequences:
- a CDS encoding COQ9 family protein — MEQKLIIDKLIRVIPFEGISDETLLKVCTDLNLANSFCKFQNGIYSALEHIAENLNSSMEAELRNSNLEDMKVRERVKLAIQIRLSNYAKLPNYRELLKNVLSFSVSPKNTYFSSKLLYRTISAIWYGIHDQSTDFNYYTKRAILAGVYLSTILFFINDYSEDFADTLSFLDKRINNVMTFQKFKTRLKGIIGNFL; from the coding sequence GTGGAACAAAAGTTAATAATAGATAAGCTAATTAGGGTTATTCCATTTGAAGGGATAAGCGATGAAACCCTATTAAAGGTGTGTACTGACCTTAATCTAGCTAATAGCTTTTGCAAATTTCAGAATGGAATATATAGCGCTTTGGAACACATAGCAGAAAACTTAAATAGCTCAATGGAGGCTGAACTAAGAAATTCCAATTTAGAAGATATGAAAGTGCGAGAGCGAGTAAAGTTAGCTATTCAAATACGCCTTTCAAACTACGCTAAGCTACCGAATTATAGAGAACTTTTAAAAAATGTTTTATCATTCTCCGTATCACCAAAAAATACATATTTTTCTAGTAAACTTTTATACAGAACTATTAGCGCGATTTGGTATGGCATTCATGACCAATCAACAGATTTTAACTACTATACAAAAAGAGCAATATTAGCTGGAGTGTACTTAAGTACGATACTTTTTTTTATCAATGATTATTCAGAAGATTTTGCGGATACTTTATCGTTTCTTGATAAACGTATCAACAATGTCATGACATTTCAAAAATTCAAAACTCGCTTAAAAGGAATCATAGGAAATTTCTTATAA